One window of Microcoleus vaginatus PCC 9802 genomic DNA carries:
- the psb27 gene encoding photosystem II protein Psb27, with translation MKHYISRLLALVLVVVIGVAGCTNVPATLSGDYGQDTLALVKSLRTALTLPEGAPEKAAAQAAARTSINDFFAAYRRDPALTKLASFTTMRTALNSLAGHYSSYPNRPVPEKLKKRLESEFQQIEAALNRGA, from the coding sequence ATGAAGCATTACATTTCCCGTCTGTTAGCCCTGGTATTAGTTGTTGTCATCGGCGTAGCGGGCTGTACCAATGTTCCGGCCACTCTGAGTGGAGATTATGGCCAAGACACATTAGCATTAGTGAAGAGCTTGAGAACAGCGCTCACTTTGCCCGAGGGCGCGCCCGAAAAAGCCGCCGCTCAAGCCGCTGCTCGCACAAGTATCAACGATTTTTTTGCTGCATATCGCCGCGATCCCGCTCTTACCAAGCTGGCATCTTTCACGACAATGCGGACGGCATTAAACTCTTTGGCAGGACATTACAGTTCCTATCCCAACCGTCCCGTTCCTGAAAAATTGAAAAAGCGTCTTGAGTCAGAATTTCAGCAGATTGAAGCTGCTCTTAACAGAGGAGCTTAA
- a CDS encoding bifunctional sterol desaturase/short chain dehydrogenase: protein MVNYWIVGAVAITSVCWAEIIRDFYHVVSHYWAPLQKLHTWHHRVFRPNLTAVSETIYKQAHWRHDVPEGAAMMVLGLLLWVVAYFGLPEYHWGAAAGCIYTLGFLLSAIARACGIKGADELTDITHQPGDFLTPPGKWLVNKPYHWRHHFDNQNAYYCGTFTLIDKLMGTALSLKGKTVAVTGASGTLGRSLLKHLHKAGAKVIALSSGNEEITLDVDGENLPVKTVTWQAGQEADLALLLEKIDILVINHGINVHGERTGEAIANSYEINTFSAWRLMELFFLTVRTNENIACKEVWINTSEAEVIPAVSPLYELSKRALGDLVTLRRLDAPCIVRKLILGPFKSNLNPVGILSPDWVAQQIVKQAKADARNIIVTINPLTFIIFPVKEFFVSLYFQIFSRKAISEIKEPAASEKSSVEAKIN, encoded by the coding sequence ATGGTAAATTACTGGATAGTCGGCGCTGTGGCAATAACTTCTGTCTGCTGGGCAGAAATAATACGAGACTTTTATCACGTCGTGTCCCATTATTGGGCACCCCTGCAAAAGCTGCACACTTGGCATCACCGCGTTTTCCGCCCGAATTTGACAGCCGTCAGCGAGACAATTTACAAGCAAGCACACTGGCGTCACGACGTGCCCGAAGGTGCGGCGATGATGGTTTTGGGCTTGTTGCTGTGGGTTGTAGCTTATTTTGGGCTGCCGGAATATCACTGGGGCGCAGCAGCGGGTTGTATTTATACTTTAGGCTTTTTGTTGAGCGCGATCGCCCGCGCGTGCGGCATCAAAGGCGCAGACGAATTAACCGACATCACCCACCAACCGGGAGACTTCCTTACTCCCCCTGGCAAGTGGTTAGTTAATAAACCTTATCACTGGCGGCATCACTTCGACAATCAAAATGCTTACTATTGCGGTACTTTCACCTTAATAGATAAACTTATGGGTACAGCACTTTCTCTCAAAGGCAAAACTGTAGCCGTCACCGGTGCATCGGGAACTTTAGGTCGTTCGCTACTCAAACACCTGCACAAAGCTGGTGCAAAAGTGATCGCCCTCTCCTCTGGAAATGAGGAAATTACTTTGGATGTAGACGGCGAAAATTTACCTGTAAAAACCGTAACTTGGCAAGCTGGCCAAGAGGCAGACTTAGCCCTATTGTTAGAAAAAATTGATATTCTCGTCATCAATCACGGGATTAATGTACACGGAGAAAGAACAGGAGAGGCGATCGCAAACTCCTACGAAATTAACACTTTTTCTGCGTGGCGGCTGATGGAACTCTTTTTCTTAACAGTCCGCACTAACGAAAACATCGCTTGCAAAGAAGTCTGGATCAACACTTCCGAAGCAGAAGTAATTCCCGCTGTCAGTCCCCTCTACGAACTCAGCAAACGCGCCCTGGGAGATTTAGTCACCCTGCGCCGGTTAGACGCACCCTGCATCGTTCGCAAACTGATTTTAGGGCCGTTTAAAAGCAACTTAAACCCGGTCGGCATCCTGTCTCCTGACTGGGTAGCGCAGCAAATTGTCAAACAAGCTAAAGCCGATGCGCGCAATATCATCGTCACAATTAATCCTTTGACTTTTATCATTTTTCCAGTCAAAGAGTTTTTTGTTTCCCTCTACTTCCAAATCTTCAGCCGAAAGGCGATTTCAGAGATAAAGGAACCTGCGGCATCTGAAAAATCTAGCGTTGAAGCTAAGATTAATTGA
- a CDS encoding peptidoglycan-binding protein yields MPDAFVSFDDLNVDLLDAAFPYVQSPAKHALQRAIQDRGQTMQINSAYRTIAQQMLLYNDRFNNSNPVAPPGASNHQTGLAIDIEDATGWEVYLMRYGWNPLPGDPPHFDYQGGGTIDLRSKSILAFQQLWNQNHPNERISEDGGFGPQTENALNLSPAPGFPKAPWNDKPRTLRLAVPRMEGSDVLKLQEGLKKAGIVVGADGEFGPATDKAVKEFQQKKGLKPDGIVAVKTREQMA; encoded by the coding sequence ATGCCAGATGCCTTTGTCAGTTTTGATGACCTCAATGTAGACTTGCTGGATGCAGCCTTTCCCTATGTACAAAGCCCGGCAAAACACGCACTTCAGAGAGCGATTCAAGATCGAGGCCAAACGATGCAGATCAACTCTGCTTACCGCACGATCGCTCAGCAAATGTTGCTGTATAACGATCGCTTCAACAACTCTAATCCTGTAGCTCCACCGGGAGCCAGCAACCACCAAACTGGGTTAGCGATCGACATTGAAGATGCAACAGGCTGGGAAGTTTATTTAATGCGGTATGGCTGGAATCCATTACCAGGCGACCCACCTCACTTCGACTACCAAGGCGGCGGCACGATCGATCTTCGCAGCAAATCAATACTCGCATTTCAGCAGCTTTGGAATCAGAATCATCCTAATGAAAGGATTAGCGAAGATGGCGGTTTTGGTCCTCAAACCGAGAATGCACTTAATCTCTCTCCTGCTCCAGGGTTTCCTAAAGCGCCGTGGAATGACAAACCCAGAACCTTGCGCTTGGCGGTGCCCCGAATGGAAGGCTCGGATGTACTCAAGCTTCAGGAAGGCTTGAAAAAGGCTGGGATTGTAGTTGGGGCTGATGGTGAATTTGGACCAGCAACAGATAAAGCCGTCAAGGAATTTCAGCAGAAGAAGGGTTTAAAGCCAGACGGCATTGTCGCTGTCAAAACCCGCGAACAAATGGCTTGA
- a CDS encoding cation-transporting P-type ATPase, whose translation MSSNSPSSWHTVAIDKTLQQLSSNKDAGLSSQQVSERLQQYGPNELEETGGRSPWSIFVDQFTNIMLLMLMGVAVISAFLDIRSNTFPKDAIAIFAIVILNGILGYFQEQSAEKALAALKNLASPLVRVVRDGKTSEIAAKELVPGDVMLLEAGVKIAADARLIETSNLQVRESALTGEALAVTKQADLELPEDASLGDRLNVIFQGTEVVQGRAKAIVTNTGMQTELGKIATMLQSVENEPTPLQQRMDQLGNVLVSGALTLVAIVVIGGMITFQNGGIGFDTSRFEDLLEVSLSMAVAVVPEGLAAVVTVTLALGTRRMVKRNALIRKLPAVETLGSVTTICSDKTGTLTQNKMVVQLVSTGDCTVAVAGDGYAPIGDFSDRLTSAKINNLEEYPELESLLIACAVCNDAVLQQEQQEWQILGDPTEGALLCVAGKAGIYKEKQSQLLPRTAEFPFSSERKRMSVICEVPGRSGNSGFPAEKGQQSNYLMLTKGSPELTLERCKGIIVGDQVQPLNQEMRDRILAENNNMASGGLRVLGFAYKLWENLPPEGSEETSEQNMIWLGLVSMLDAPRPEVREAVVKCRNAGIRVVMITGDHQLTAKAIAYDLGIATEGDRVLTGQELEKLSQEELKQQVEQVSVYARVSPEHKLRIVQALQSWGKFVAMTGDGVNDAPALKQADIGIAMGITGTDVSKEASDMVLLDDNFATIVAAAEEGRVVYSNIRRFIKYILGSNIGEVLTIAAAPLMGLGGVPLTPLQILWMNLVTDGVPALALAVEPGEPNVMKRPPFSPRESIFARGLGSYMIRIGIIFAILTIAMMSWAYGYTHSPGHGDPDAWKTMVFTTLCLAQMGHAIAIRSNTQLTIELNPFTNVFVWAAVIVTTILQLMLIYVPPLRAFFGTHYLTGFELLICFGFSALMFVWIEMEKLFLRFYQSRK comes from the coding sequence ATGTCTTCAAATTCTCCCTCTTCTTGGCACACCGTAGCAATTGACAAAACTCTCCAGCAGCTAAGCAGCAACAAAGACGCTGGCTTGAGCAGCCAACAGGTGTCAGAACGCTTGCAGCAATACGGCCCCAACGAACTCGAAGAAACAGGAGGCCGCAGTCCGTGGTCGATTTTTGTCGATCAGTTCACCAACATCATGTTGTTGATGCTGATGGGTGTGGCCGTGATTTCGGCTTTTTTGGACATCAGGTCGAATACTTTTCCCAAAGATGCGATCGCCATTTTTGCGATCGTCATACTCAACGGCATTCTCGGCTATTTCCAAGAGCAAAGTGCTGAAAAAGCCCTCGCAGCCCTCAAAAACCTCGCTTCCCCCCTAGTCAGAGTCGTGCGGGACGGCAAAACTTCGGAAATAGCAGCCAAGGAACTCGTACCCGGAGACGTGATGCTGTTGGAGGCTGGGGTAAAAATAGCAGCAGACGCACGCTTGATCGAAACATCAAATCTGCAAGTCAGAGAATCAGCTTTAACAGGGGAAGCTCTAGCAGTAACCAAGCAAGCTGATCTAGAACTTCCCGAAGATGCTTCCTTGGGCGATCGACTTAACGTGATTTTTCAGGGCACAGAAGTTGTTCAGGGACGAGCCAAGGCGATCGTTACCAACACCGGAATGCAAACTGAACTGGGCAAAATTGCCACCATGCTTCAGTCAGTAGAAAACGAACCGACTCCCCTGCAACAGCGGATGGATCAGTTGGGAAATGTTCTAGTCTCCGGTGCCCTAACCTTAGTCGCAATTGTCGTCATCGGCGGCATGATTACCTTCCAAAACGGCGGCATCGGGTTCGATACCAGCCGGTTTGAAGATTTGTTAGAAGTGTCTCTGAGCATGGCTGTGGCTGTGGTTCCCGAAGGACTTGCAGCAGTCGTGACAGTTACTCTGGCACTCGGAACTAGGCGGATGGTGAAGCGAAATGCCCTGATTCGCAAACTGCCGGCCGTAGAAACTTTGGGATCAGTTACTACCATTTGTTCTGACAAAACAGGTACTCTGACTCAAAATAAAATGGTAGTTCAGCTAGTGTCTACGGGCGACTGCACTGTCGCCGTCGCAGGCGATGGCTATGCCCCGATCGGAGATTTTAGCGATCGCCTGACATCAGCCAAAATTAATAATTTAGAGGAATATCCAGAACTCGAATCTTTATTAATTGCCTGTGCAGTTTGCAACGACGCAGTATTGCAACAAGAACAGCAAGAATGGCAGATTTTAGGCGACCCCACAGAAGGAGCTCTGCTGTGTGTAGCAGGAAAAGCAGGCATTTATAAGGAAAAACAGTCTCAATTGTTGCCACGGACGGCGGAATTTCCTTTTTCTTCCGAACGCAAGCGGATGAGCGTGATTTGCGAAGTGCCCGGCCGATCGGGAAATTCGGGATTTCCCGCAGAAAAAGGACAGCAGTCAAATTATTTGATGCTGACCAAAGGTTCTCCAGAGTTGACTTTGGAGCGCTGCAAAGGCATTATAGTCGGCGATCAAGTACAACCTTTGAATCAGGAAATGCGCGATCGCATCCTCGCCGAAAACAACAACATGGCAAGCGGCGGTTTGCGAGTCCTCGGGTTTGCGTACAAACTCTGGGAAAACTTGCCGCCCGAAGGTTCTGAGGAAACCAGCGAACAAAACATGATTTGGCTGGGACTCGTCAGTATGCTCGACGCCCCGCGCCCGGAAGTGCGGGAAGCAGTGGTGAAGTGCCGCAATGCAGGCATTCGGGTGGTGATGATTACAGGAGACCACCAATTGACAGCAAAAGCCATCGCCTACGATTTAGGTATTGCTACAGAGGGCGATCGAGTTCTCACCGGTCAAGAATTAGAAAAGCTCAGCCAAGAGGAACTCAAACAGCAAGTCGAACAGGTTAGCGTTTACGCCCGCGTTTCCCCCGAACACAAATTGCGAATAGTCCAAGCTTTGCAAAGTTGGGGCAAATTTGTCGCGATGACCGGCGACGGAGTTAACGACGCCCCCGCCTTGAAACAAGCCGATATCGGCATCGCCATGGGGATTACCGGCACCGATGTCAGCAAAGAAGCTAGCGATATGGTGCTCCTCGACGATAACTTCGCAACTATTGTCGCCGCTGCTGAAGAAGGGCGAGTGGTTTATAGCAATATTCGCCGCTTTATTAAATACATTTTGGGCAGCAACATCGGCGAAGTTTTGACAATTGCGGCGGCACCTTTAATGGGTTTGGGAGGAGTGCCGCTGACGCCGCTGCAAATTTTGTGGATGAACTTAGTAACAGACGGCGTTCCCGCTTTGGCCTTGGCTGTGGAACCGGGGGAACCGAACGTGATGAAAAGGCCTCCTTTCAGTCCGCGAGAAAGTATTTTTGCGCGGGGTTTGGGTTCTTACATGATTCGGATCGGGATTATTTTTGCAATTTTGACCATCGCGATGATGTCCTGGGCTTACGGATATACTCACTCTCCCGGACACGGAGATCCAGATGCTTGGAAAACAATGGTGTTTACAACTCTTTGTTTGGCGCAAATGGGTCACGCGATCGCAATTCGGTCTAACACTCAGCTAACTATTGAGTTAAATCCATTCACTAATGTTTTTGTGTGGGCGGCTGTAATTGTGACTACTATTCTGCAATTGATGCTGATTTATGTTCCGCCGCTGAGAGCATTTTTCGGCACTCATTATTTAACGGGGTTTGAGTTGCTGATTTGCTTCGGTTTCAGCGCTCTGATGTTTGTCTGGATTGAAATGGAAAAACTGTTCTTGCGCTTTTACCAATCTAGAAAATAG
- a CDS encoding restriction endonuclease subunit R — translation MMQKIQSRDINLRYLIDNFGLQRVRNTEFFPEWQENLPEVTESEKQLLDRVQDIYFNLVDTPPVLENAVKLTIISPILFIAGLYESPFQVKAEKSRSIQEEDEGRIIEGRIDILIMKANLWVTVIESKQLAFSTDEALAQLLTYMLADPNSETPTFGMISTGANFNFVKLVRGETPQYARSAEFVISNPGNELYRVLQILKRLSQLPD, via the coding sequence ATAATGCAAAAAATTCAATCAAGAGACATCAACCTCCGCTATCTAATCGATAACTTCGGCTTGCAGCGAGTTCGCAACACCGAATTTTTTCCAGAATGGCAAGAAAACTTACCCGAAGTAACAGAGTCAGAAAAACAATTGCTCGATCGCGTCCAAGACATATACTTCAACTTGGTAGACACCCCGCCTGTATTGGAAAATGCAGTCAAGCTAACAATCATCAGCCCCATTTTGTTTATTGCCGGTCTGTATGAGTCTCCTTTTCAAGTCAAAGCCGAAAAGTCTAGATCCATTCAAGAGGAAGACGAAGGCAGAATCATCGAAGGCAGAATAGATATCCTAATTATGAAAGCAAACTTGTGGGTGACAGTAATTGAATCCAAACAACTTGCTTTCTCCACTGACGAAGCACTCGCACAACTCCTGACATATATGCTGGCCGATCCCAACTCAGAAACTCCTACTTTTGGGATGATTTCCACAGGTGCTAACTTCAATTTTGTTAAGTTAGTCAGAGGGGAAACTCCCCAGTATGCGCGATCGGCTGAATTTGTTATTTCCAATCCCGGCAATGAATTGTACCGCGTTTTGCAAATTTTAAAACGCCTGAGTCAACTGCCAGACTAG
- a CDS encoding DNA replication/repair protein RecF: protein MYLKTLHLRQFRNYFDQKVAFDAPKTILVGNNAQGKSNLLEAVELLSTLKSHRVGRDRDLILDSKPIGQIDATLERQTGAIDLALTLRSGARRTLKLNGEPLRRHLDFLSVLNVVQFSCLDLDLVRGGPEGRRNWIDRLVIQLEPIYAHILQQYNQILRQRNALLKRSKEIRKAEFSHSFDKMPFVAPESPEPENTEDLPLPNSPFPIPNSQFPIPRSELALWDAQLATAGARVIRRRDRILERLMPLARNWHRSISGSGEVLDVKYDANIEVGAELIAKDNLEGVRQAFLEKIQKRAIAEQFQGTTLVGPHRDDITFTINNTPARQYASQGQQRTLVLALKLAELQLIEEVVGEAPLLLLDDVLAELDLSRQNQLLETIQERFQTLITTTHLGAFDAQWLRQTQILSVVAGQINRF, encoded by the coding sequence ATGTATTTGAAAACGCTGCACCTACGGCAGTTTCGGAACTACTTTGATCAAAAGGTAGCGTTTGACGCTCCCAAAACCATTTTAGTAGGAAATAACGCGCAAGGAAAATCTAACTTGTTAGAAGCCGTCGAGTTGCTTTCTACATTAAAAAGCCACCGGGTAGGGCGCGATCGCGATTTAATACTCGACTCAAAGCCGATCGGGCAAATTGATGCTACACTCGAACGTCAAACCGGAGCAATCGACTTAGCTTTAACTCTTCGCTCTGGGGCGCGTCGAACACTGAAGCTCAATGGTGAACCGCTGCGCCGCCATTTAGACTTTTTGAGTGTCTTAAATGTAGTGCAATTTTCTTGTTTGGATTTGGACTTAGTGCGCGGCGGGCCCGAAGGAAGGCGCAATTGGATCGATCGCCTAGTCATCCAATTAGAACCGATTTACGCTCACATCTTGCAGCAGTACAACCAAATTTTGCGCCAGCGAAACGCTCTGTTGAAACGTTCTAAAGAAATCAGGAAAGCGGAATTTTCCCACAGTTTTGACAAGATGCCATTTGTTGCACCCGAAAGTCCCGAACCGGAAAATACAGAAGACTTACCCCTCCCCAATTCCCCATTCCCAATTCCTAACTCGCAATTCCCCATTCCCCGTTCGGAACTAGCTTTGTGGGACGCGCAGTTGGCGACAGCGGGCGCTCGCGTCATCCGCAGGCGCGATCGAATTTTGGAGCGATTGATGCCTTTAGCTCGAAATTGGCACCGTTCAATTAGCGGTTCAGGCGAAGTTTTAGATGTGAAATACGATGCTAATATTGAAGTAGGCGCGGAATTAATCGCTAAAGATAATCTCGAAGGAGTGCGACAAGCATTTTTAGAGAAAATTCAAAAAAGGGCGATCGCAGAACAGTTTCAAGGAACCACTTTAGTCGGCCCCCATCGCGACGACATTACATTTACCATTAACAATACCCCAGCTCGTCAATACGCATCCCAAGGTCAGCAGCGAACTCTGGTATTAGCATTAAAATTAGCCGAACTGCAGCTTATTGAAGAAGTCGTCGGTGAAGCGCCTTTACTATTGCTCGACGACGTACTTGCAGAACTCGATCTGAGCCGCCAAAATCAACTTTTAGAAACAATTCAAGAACGATTTCAAACTCTGATTACTACAACTCACCTAGGCGCTTTTGATGCTCAGTGGCTGCGACAAACTCAAATTCTCTCCGTCGTTGCTGGACAAATCAATCGATTTTAG
- a CDS encoding caspase family protein, whose product MADQPDQTLNFYALLIGIDYYLPNRLYKNLKGAVRDINLVASYLSETLKIPSERIFKLTSPNPEVAEIIETKNPEPTYENIVAKFKAITELAQPGEQVYIHYSGHGGRTTTIYPELKGKDQLDEGIVPIDIGNESGRYLRDVELATLLKRMTDKGLIVTLVLDSCHSGEATRGDDVAIRGTGETDTAPRDSESLVAQRQELIENWHALTDGIPASITPGHWLPQPRDYVLLAACRPSEYAYEYAVSGKERHGALTYWMIDTLTSSPSGLTYKTLHDRVSAKIPSKFPQMPMLVGESERFVFGVERGSLQYAVNVLEVIEEEVTEADSEPKKVVKQVRLNAGMAHGLSPGYRFAIYAFGTTDFTHKNKQLAIVEISKVGASDAWADVIEVLREDKIESGAQAVMLSAPVDLVRGVRLFKKEVGEKDNELPQVIKDKEDEALKAVKEALAGNGWLKLADAQQKEDYLVAVNQLGEYEICVGTPLENLLPALKIQNSEAPQQVVQRLVHLAKYQAIQELSNQFSELTNQLEVELLTQPNWRPGMPKKPQSFTDPTNLVVKSGESTFLRIKNISPHVLNVTVLNLQANWAVSRLKIRNQESSFYPLNPNDVILEALNFELPDTQRYNQARETLKVFATIGKNDFRWLELPSLDEEIAPKAQLFDRDNSPLGRLLAAVGADVGEPPFRSRPAVPIFDPSQEWTTKEIQIAILR is encoded by the coding sequence ATGGCTGACCAACCCGATCAAACACTGAATTTTTACGCCTTATTAATAGGTATTGACTACTACCTACCCAATCGGTTGTACAAGAATCTTAAAGGAGCCGTGCGTGACATTAACCTTGTAGCAAGCTACCTCTCCGAGACACTGAAGATTCCATCCGAACGGATTTTCAAGCTGACTTCTCCGAATCCTGAAGTCGCTGAAATAATCGAAACCAAAAACCCGGAACCAACTTATGAAAATATTGTGGCGAAGTTTAAGGCTATTACAGAACTAGCTCAGCCGGGAGAGCAGGTTTACATTCACTATTCTGGACATGGAGGACGGACGACAACCATCTATCCAGAATTGAAGGGGAAGGACCAACTCGATGAGGGAATTGTGCCAATAGATATTGGCAACGAATCTGGGCGCTACCTGCGGGATGTGGAATTGGCTACACTGCTGAAGCGGATGACGGACAAAGGGTTGATTGTCACGCTTGTCTTGGATAGCTGCCACTCTGGAGAAGCAACTAGAGGCGACGATGTTGCAATTCGAGGTACTGGAGAAACCGATACAGCACCACGAGACTCCGAAAGCTTGGTTGCCCAGCGACAAGAGCTGATCGAAAACTGGCACGCTCTGACTGATGGAATTCCTGCAAGTATTACCCCCGGGCACTGGCTTCCTCAACCTAGAGATTACGTGTTGCTAGCTGCTTGTCGTCCTAGCGAGTATGCCTACGAGTATGCGGTGAGTGGTAAGGAGCGACATGGGGCGCTGACGTACTGGATGATCGATACGTTAACCAGTAGCCCTTCAGGATTGACGTACAAAACATTGCACGATCGCGTCAGTGCGAAAATTCCAAGCAAGTTCCCTCAGATGCCAATGCTCGTGGGCGAGAGCGAGCGCTTTGTCTTCGGAGTTGAGCGCGGATCTTTACAATATGCCGTCAACGTGCTTGAGGTAATTGAGGAAGAGGTAACAGAGGCAGACTCAGAACCGAAGAAAGTCGTCAAGCAAGTTCGGCTGAATGCGGGGATGGCACACGGTCTCAGTCCAGGTTATCGTTTCGCAATCTATGCGTTTGGCACGACAGATTTTACCCATAAAAATAAGCAATTGGCGATCGTTGAAATTTCCAAAGTTGGTGCTTCTGATGCCTGGGCAGATGTGATTGAGGTTCTGCGTGAGGACAAGATTGAGTCAGGCGCTCAGGCAGTGATGCTGTCAGCCCCTGTCGATTTGGTACGGGGAGTACGCCTTTTCAAAAAAGAGGTTGGTGAGAAAGACAATGAACTGCCTCAAGTTATTAAGGACAAGGAGGATGAGGCACTGAAGGCAGTTAAGGAAGCATTGGCAGGAAATGGCTGGTTGAAGCTGGCGGATGCACAACAAAAGGAAGATTATCTAGTTGCGGTTAATCAACTCGGTGAGTATGAGATTTGCGTTGGCACGCCCCTTGAAAACCTGCTACCTGCCCTGAAGATTCAGAATTCTGAGGCTCCGCAACAGGTAGTACAGCGTCTGGTACATTTGGCAAAATATCAGGCCATTCAGGAGTTGAGCAATCAATTTTCTGAGTTGACTAATCAGCTAGAAGTGGAATTACTCACACAACCAAACTGGCGACCAGGGATGCCTAAAAAACCGCAGTCATTTACCGATCCAACTAATTTAGTTGTGAAATCGGGTGAATCTACATTTTTGCGAATCAAAAATATTTCGCCTCATGTTTTAAACGTTACAGTGCTGAATCTCCAAGCAAATTGGGCAGTTTCTCGCCTGAAGATCCGAAATCAAGAAAGCTCTTTTTACCCACTCAATCCCAATGACGTAATTTTGGAGGCACTGAACTTTGAGCTACCTGATACGCAGAGATACAACCAAGCCAGGGAAACGCTGAAAGTTTTTGCGACTATCGGGAAGAACGATTTTCGTTGGCTGGAGTTACCCTCACTTGATGAAGAAATTGCGCCAAAGGCACAACTCTTCGATCGTGACAATAGTCCTCTTGGGAGACTTTTGGCAGCGGTTGGTGCTGATGTTGGCGAACCTCCATTCCGATCGAGACCAGCAGTACCGATATTCGATCCGAGTCAAGAGTGGACAACGAAGGAGATCCAGATCGCGATCCTACGATAG
- a CDS encoding phycocyanin subunit beta, with protein sequence MFDAFTKVVSQSDARGEFLAQGQLDALSGMVSDANKRIDAVNRITGNASSIVANAARALFAEQPQLIAPGGNAYTNRRAAACLRDMEIILRYVTYATFAGDASVLDDRCLNGLRETYQALGVPGGSVAAGVQKMKEAAIAIANDPNGVTRGDCSSLMSEIGSYFDRAANAVG encoded by the coding sequence ATGTTTGACGCATTTACAAAAGTGGTTTCCCAATCTGACGCTCGGGGCGAATTTCTAGCTCAGGGTCAACTAGATGCTCTCAGCGGCATGGTTTCCGACGCTAACAAGCGGATTGACGCAGTAAACCGCATCACCGGTAACGCATCCAGCATCGTAGCCAATGCAGCTCGCGCCCTGTTCGCCGAACAGCCGCAACTGATCGCTCCTGGTGGCAATGCGTACACCAACCGCCGCGCGGCAGCTTGCTTGCGCGATATGGAAATCATCTTGCGCTACGTCACCTATGCAACATTTGCAGGCGACGCCAGCGTTTTAGACGACCGCTGCTTGAACGGTCTGCGTGAAACATACCAAGCTCTGGGAGTTCCCGGTGGCTCAGTTGCAGCCGGCGTGCAAAAAATGAAGGAAGCAGCGATCGCGATCGCTAACGACCCCAACGGTGTTACCCGTGGTGATTGCAGCTCGCTGATGTCTGAAATCGGCAGCTACTTCGACCGCGCAGCTAATGCAGTCGGCTAA
- a CDS encoding polysaccharide deacetylase family protein — protein sequence MSRKGNKKRVIKTVILIGLSITISLLSENRKTANSNPLIPIAPVENPPPNLLKPPKLKTPPSLSATPSPKPPEQPLVFAPPAQFHSQIVYKASINNSKVIALTFDDGPSPETLKILEVLHKHQVVGTFFCLGANLREYPEIAKRVVQAGNAIGNHTWHHYSHNVTEKTASDEIDNTGIHIYRSTGAKSFLFRPPGGRLNNGLAAYAQKKNYVVVMWSIDPKDFLQPPAAAIALTVLSQATSGAIVLLHDGGGNRQQTVEALSAIIPKLKQQGYRFVTVPQLLQMQAGQKQRIADQKSP from the coding sequence ATGAGTCGCAAAGGCAATAAAAAACGGGTTATTAAAACCGTTATACTTATCGGATTGAGCATCACAATTTCTCTGTTGTCGGAAAACAGAAAAACCGCCAATTCAAATCCGCTAATACCGATCGCACCCGTTGAAAATCCCCCGCCAAACCTGCTGAAACCCCCAAAACTAAAAACACCCCCTTCTCTCTCCGCAACTCCCTCTCCCAAACCTCCCGAACAACCTTTAGTCTTCGCACCGCCCGCACAATTTCACAGCCAAATAGTTTATAAAGCCAGTATTAACAACTCAAAAGTTATCGCCCTGACATTTGACGATGGCCCTTCGCCTGAAACTTTGAAAATATTAGAAGTTTTGCACAAACATCAAGTTGTGGGCACATTTTTCTGCTTGGGTGCAAATTTGCGGGAGTATCCAGAAATTGCGAAAAGAGTTGTGCAAGCGGGAAATGCGATCGGCAACCATACTTGGCATCACTATTCTCACAATGTTACCGAAAAAACAGCCTCAGATGAAATAGATAATACTGGCATTCATATTTATCGATCGACTGGGGCAAAAAGTTTCTTGTTTCGCCCGCCCGGCGGCCGCTTAAATAACGGTTTAGCAGCTTACGCTCAAAAGAAGAATTATGTAGTGGTGATGTGGTCGATCGACCCTAAAGACTTTCTGCAACCTCCGGCCGCTGCGATCGCTCTTACCGTGCTATCCCAAGCGACATCGGGGGCGATCGTATTGTTGCACGACGGCGGTGGCAATCGCCAGCAAACAGTCGAGGCACTATCTGCAATTATTCCCAAACTCAAACAGCAGGGATATCGTTTTGTAACCGTGCCGCAATTGTTGCAAATGCAAGCTGGACAAAAACAGCGAATTGCCGATCAAAAATCCCCATGA